The Mauremys reevesii isolate NIE-2019 linkage group 21, ASM1616193v1, whole genome shotgun sequence genome has a window encoding:
- the PHC2 gene encoding polyhomeotic-like protein 2 isoform X9 — translation MTSGNGNSASTVAGAAPQNGENKPPQAIVKPQVLTHVIEGFVIQEGAEPFPVGRSSLLVGNLKKKYAQGLLAEKLPQQDNTTTTDSEMEEPYLQESKEEGNPPKLKCELCGRVDFAYKFKRSKRFCSMACAKRYNVGCTKRVGLFHPDRSKLQKPGAATHGRRRTCKGALPVLSKDTKKQTPVSLSTGSVPLSVTASLQLNRSQEDSSRCSDNSSYEEPLSPLSASSSTSRRRQGERDLELPDMHMRDLVGIGHHFLPSEPTKWNVEDVYEFIRSLPGCQEIAEEFRAQEIDGQALLLLKEDHLMSAMNIKLGPALKIYARISMLKDS, via the exons ATGACATCAGGGAATGGAAACTCTGCCTCTACTGTCGCTGGCGCTGCCCCCCAGAATGGTGAGAATAAACCACCACAGGCCATTGTGAAACCCCAAGTCCTGACGCATGTTATCGAAGGGTTTGTGatccaggagggggcagagccgtTCCCG GTGGGGCGCTCTTCACTGCTCGTGGGGAATCTCAAGAAGAAGTATGCCCAGGGCCTCTTGGCCGAGAAACTCCCACAGCAGGACAATACAACCACCACTGACTCTGAAATGGAGGAGCCCTATCTGCAAG AATCCAAAGAGGAGGGGAACCCCCCGAAGCTGAAGTGTGAGCTCTGTGGCCGCGTTGACTTCGCCTACAAGTTCAAGAGGTCCAAACGCTTCTGTTCCATGGCCTGTGCCAAGAG GTACAATGTGGGGTGCACGAAGCGGGTGGGGCTCTTCCACCCTGACCGCAGCAAGCTCCAGAAACCGGGGGCGGCCACGCACGGGCGCCGCCGCACCTGCAAGGGAGCCTTACCCGTCCTCAGCAAGGACACCAAGAAACAG ACGCCGGTGTCCCTTTCCACGGGCTCGGTGCCACTCTCCGTCACAGCCTCGCTCCAGCTCaaccgcagccaggaggattcCAGCCGCTGCTCCGATAACTCGAGCTATGAGGAGCCGCTGTCTCCCCTCTCGGCCAGCTCGTCCACCTCACGCCGGCGGCAGGGCGAGCGCGACCTGGAGCTGCCCGACATGCACATGCGGGACCTGGTGGGCATTGGgcaccacttcctgcccagcgAGCCCACCAAGTGGAATGTGGAGGATGTCTATGAATTCATCCGCTCCTTGCCAG GGTGCCAGGAGATCGCGGAGGAGTTCCGTGCCCAGGAGATCGACGGgcaggccctgctgctgctgaaggAGGATCACCTCATGAGTGCCATGAACATCAAGCTGGGCCCAGCGCTGAAGATCTATGCCCGCATCAGCATGCTCAAGGACTCCTAG